A stretch of DNA from Campylobacter gracilis:
TTGGAGTCTGCTTCGTCGTGCTTGCCGCGATGTTTATTTGCAAAATTTTAACTCTGAAAAAAGCTTAAATCGGTCTAAATTTAGACCGATTTTGCTATACTCGCCGCATGAGAGCCTTACGCGAACATAATTTTAAAATCTACTTCATCATCATTTTCGCGAGCCTTTTCGTGGTGCTTTTGGGCGTGAAAAACTACGAGGACGCCAAGGCGCAGATCGTGGCGCTCGCGGATAAAAACAAGATCGCCGCTAGCGAAAATATGGTCGGGAATTTCTCGTTTTGGCTAGACGAGCGGCTGCACTCCCTGGTGCGCGCGGCTAAATTTATGCAAAACGCGGACGCGATACGAGACGACGAAAAGCTCGGCGGCTTCATACGTCTTTTTAAAGAAAACTCCGCAGAATTCGACGCCTTGCAGTTTTTGCGCGAGGATGGAGAAATTTTCGTAGACGGCAAAGAGCTAGGCGACGATGAAGCGATGCCAAAGAGCCTGCGCACGGGGCTTGTTTGGTTCGAGGAGACCAAAAGCACGCTCGCGCCTACGGTAAATTTTATGCAGCGCCATAAAACCTTAGGCGAGCCGACGCTAAATTTATGCGTGCCCGTCATGGACAGCGGCTCGTTTGCGGGGGTGTTTTGCGGCGTGGTGAAGCTGCAAAACATACTAAAAAATATGGAAAAATTTAAACTCGCGCCCGATTCCTACGCCTTTATCGTCACTCACGGCGGCGAAATTTTAACCCCGATGAAAGATGCGGCGCTAAAAAAGCAGATCGAGGATAAATTTAAAGAGCTTTTTTTGCGAGGCGAAGATATCACGAGCCTAAATATCGGCTCGAATTTCATCTCCGTCGCAGAGATCCCCACGCTAAACTGGTTCATCGGTGCAGGCACCGATAACGAAAAGGAGCTAGCCGCGCTGCTTAACTCCGTGCTAAAAAACGCTCTCATCCTGCTTTTTGCGTTCGCGGCGCTGGCGCTCGTGGCAAATTTCCTCCACAACTTTATGTACTCAAAAATCAAAAACCTGCAAGACGACTACGAGGCCCTGCTCAAGCACAAAGCGCGTATGAGCGAGGCGGGCGAGCTAATCAGCGGCATAAATCATCAGTTTATCCAGCCGGTTAATTCGCTAAATTTGATGATCTCAAGCCTACTCATGCTGCAAAAGGACGGCAAGCTAGACGCCGCGACGCTAGAGCATATGCTGCAAAAAGGGCAGGCTGCGACCGTGCTTTTAAGCGATACGATCGAGATTTTTAGAAATTTTTACAAAAGCAGCGACAGCCCGCAAAAATTTAGCGTGCAGCGCTGCATAAAAGACCTACTAAAGCTCATGCACACCGAGCTTAGCAAGGCAAACGTCGCGGTAAGCTTGCGCGAGTTTAAAGACGAAGAGGCCACGCAGCGCATGGGCATCGTGCAGCAAATTTTGCTCATCCTCATTCATAACGCCAAGGACGCGGTCGTGGAGCGATACAAAGAGCAGATCGCCAAGCGGCAGGTTTTTTTGGACATCAAATTTGAAAACGGCACGTGCAAGATAGCCGTCACGGACTACGGAAGCGGCGTGAGCAAGGCGGCTCGGGATAAAATTTTAACCCAGCCAAAAACTACCAAAAAGCAAGGAAGCGGCATCGGGCTGTATTTTGGCAAAAAGCTAGCAAACGAAAAGCTTTCAGGCGACATTAGGCTACTAAGCGCGGGCGATCCGACGACGTTTGAGCTGAGTTTTGAGATAAATTTAAAGGAGTGAGATGCAAGAGCACTTAAAGCTGCTTAAAGACCTGAGCGTCCTCATCGTCGAGGACGACGAGATCGCAAGGGAGCTGCTAATAGGCGGGCTAAAGCCCTACTGCCTAAGCGTCTGGGGCGCGGCGGACGGGCTGGAGGGGCTGGAGCGCTTCAAAAAGCTAGCTCCCGTCGTCGTCATCACCGACATCCACATGTCCGCGATGAACGGCTTTGAGATGATGAAGGAGATGATACGCGTCAAACCCGCGCAAAAATTTATCGTCTTCACCTCCTACGACACCGACGACAACCTCATCAAGAGCATCGAGCACGGCGCGGCGTCGTTTCTAAAAAAGCCCGTCGATATCGCCGCGCTTTGCCGCCTGCTCGTGGCTCTAACCTACGAAAAGAACGAAAAGTTTGTGTGTCTGGGCCCGCAAACCAGCATAAATCTCGCCAAAGAAAAGATCTACAAGAACGGCGAGGAAATTTATCTATCTTTTTTGCAAAACAAGCTCTTTTGGCTCTTTGCATACAATCTAAACAAGCTCGTGAGCTATGAGATGATCGAGGAGTTCGTCTACGAGGGCGAGCAAACGAGCAAGGGCGCGATACAAAATGTCGTGCTGAGGCTGAAGCGGGAGCTGGGGGTTAAATTTAAAAATATCAGTGAAAGCGGGTACATAATGCTAGACGAGGAGCAGGGCAAAATTTAAGCACAATATCCACAATTGAAAAAGCTTTTTAAAAATATATTTGTTAAAATTTTATCGCGATAAATTAGCGGTTAATATCGAGCTGGATTTATAAAACTTTAAAAATATATGATGTAATATTTCGTAAAATTTCTAAGGGGATAATTATGAAAAATTTTAATAATATCTCTTTTGCCGTGGCCTTTATTGTTATTAATATTTCCTTCGCGCAAGATATATATTTGGGACGCATAGAAGTGATTGGTGAACAAAACCGAACAAATCCGCAGTCCAGCGAATACGGCTCTTCAAACACCGTTTCGCAAGAAGAGATAGAAAAGATGCCTAAAAAGGAAAGCACTATCGCTGAAGCGATAAAAGCCAATCCAAACGTCGCTTTTAATAAAAAAGCTGATAAAAGCATAGATAGCGGCGAAATTTCACCTAAAGATTTTAGCATCAACGGCGCAAGCTATTATCAAAACAACTTCTTAGTAGATAACGTAAATTTTAACTACGATCTGGATCCCGCAGGCAAAAGACCATCTCGCGGTCTTTGGTGGGCTCCGACGCTAGGCTCTCAGGCTTTAAATTTAGACACTGATTTGTTCAAAAGAATCAAAGTTATCGATAGCGGCGTCTCAGCCAAATACGGCGACTTCCAAGGTGGCGTGATAAATACAAAAACCAGAGATCCAAAAGAGGGCTTTCATGGAATTTTGAGCACGAGCTATACAAGTAAAAAATGGAGCAAAATTTTCATTGATCCATTAGTGGAACAAAACTACACGGATAATACCTCAATGATGTGGCTAAATAAAAGCGACTTTGTCAAAAAACGCTACCGAGCGGGCATAGAAGGCTACGTGAGCGAAAATTTTGGACTTTTGTTTGATTATACGAGGACGAGCTCGGTGATAAAAAATATAACAAAACCTGGCGTTATGGATAGCAGTATCGCAACCCAGCCCGATGATAAAAGAAAGGCGGAAAACTATTTTCTAAAAAGAATCATAAACGCAGGCGATAACGTCGTTTTAAGGCCAAGCTTTCTTTATGCGCTACAAAAAACAGAACCTCTATCGAATACGATCTGGGTTCGGATATGGATCTGCACCTAGGCGGATACGTTGCATCTATCGAGGCGGACGTCGATCTTGATAACGTATTTTTAGAGCATAGCTTAAGCTACTCAAAATATACAACTTCAAGATACTTCGACGATAAAGATGGTCTTTATGAATACAGAAAATCAAATATCAAAAACTGGGGAAATTATAATTTCAGGGGCGCAACGTATTCGTATCAAGGCGGGTTAAATGATATAAGGGAAAACCAGAAAAACTTAAGTTACAAATTTGACGCTAGCTTGAAAGAATTTGAAGCTCTCGGCGCGCTTCACGCCGTAAAAAGTGGCTTTGAGTTCACATCACAAAGAGGAAGCTACGAGGTACTTACGCCTTACGTGCGCTACAGCAATCCAAGCGCCCTACCTGCAGGCTACGTCTGCGCTAGTGGCGACAAGACTTGCATAAATGACGATAGCTTTGGCGGACGAGGTCAATTCCTAAAGACTAAAGACTACTATGGCGATGTCAAAAATACTCTAAATTTACATAAAATTTCTCTTTATATCGAAGACGAGATGAGATTTGGTAAATTTAAGATCCGCCCAGGCGCCAGGATTGAAAAAGATAGCTTTAATAACGATATAAATATCGCGCCTAGACTTGTGAGCGAATATGAATTCTTGGATAAAAATTTTCTAGGCTTTGGGCTGAATCGATACTATGGGCGGAATTTTTTCGCGTATAAAATTTTTAACGATATGCAAGCGCATTATAAAACCTATACTAGAACGGCGCCTAATCAAGAATTCACCCTTGACGAAAGCGACAAAAACAACAGGCTAAGCACTGATTTAAAAACCCCTTATGACGATGAGCTTAGCCTATTTTACAGAGGCGATATACAAAATGCGCGACTAAATTTAAAATATGTCAAAAGAAAAAGTAAAAACGAAGTCGTAGGAATGTCAAGAAGCAAGGTAGGCTTGCCCGCGCTTAGCGGTCTTGCGAACGAATACTACGTCTATATGAATAAGGGTAGGAGCAATACCGACATAACGACTTTTAGTATTCAAAATATCGAGCCTTTGATGCTTATGGGGATTGAAAACGATCTGGAATTTTCCGTAACCTACACGCATAAAAAGAAAAATTTTAGCTCCTATACCGACATAGACATCGATGATCCCGTTTATTACGAAGGAAGCGTCATAAAAAAGGGTGATTTGCCGGTGATTGCTTTTTATACTCCGGTCATTGCAAGGCTCGGGCATAACATAAATTTCTCATCGTTTAACATTTCTAATTTCATTACCTACACTGGTAAAACCAATACGCTGATAAGCGGCTATGATAGAGCGCTTGGGATGCGAAAATATAGCAAATTTAAACTCCCGTCCTACGTGACGTGGGATATGAGAGTGGGCTTTGAGCAAAAGATCGCAAAGGATCTTAGATTTTTCACAAATCTCACTATCAATAATATCCTAAATAAAAAACATGCCATCGAAGCTGGAACATACGACGGCAAGGTGTATTATGACTACGATCTAGGACGAAATTTCTGGCTTGAGGCGGGAGTTAGGTGGTAAATTTAAGGCATATAACTTCGGCGTTCGCCTGATTTGATAAATTTAGAAACGCAAGCCTAAAAAGCTTTAAAATTTTAAAGCTTTTTAGTAGCGAAGTCTCATAACGAGCACAAAGTTAAAATTCGCTAAGCGCGAGAAATCATGAGTTAGGAACTTTTGAGCGGATATCACTTATCGTCTAGCCACCGATTGCATAGTCATCAGTAGAAATTTCATTTATCGCCACGATGAAAGTTTTTTGCCTCGCTCATAACTTCGACAAAACTTTGCTTGAGCTCTCTTTTTGCCGCGGCTTCCTTTTGCCGCTTACTAAGCCCACCGTTTTCCTTCATCATAACGTTAATAATCGGCATTTACCCCGAATCCATTAAATTTGAGATGATATTTAAATTTTCAAGTGCAAATCTGCCACTATTTTGGCGTAAAAGCGATCAAAATTTTAAAATTTTACCATGCCGCTTAGGGGCAAAATTTACTAGAAACTTTCCCATCGCGGCTAAATTTGATATGGCGCGGCAAAACCTATTTCGCCAGCAGCTCTTTTACCGCGGCGACCATTTCATCGACGGAGCCGAACGAAGCCGTGTTTAAGAGATACTTGCCGCTGACGACAAATGCCGGCACGCCTGAAATCACTGCGACTTCGTAGCCCGCGTCCCATTGCGCGAGCAGAGCCTGCGCCTTTTTGCTAGCAAGCGCGGCTTCGTATTCGCTCATGCTCACGCCTGCAGCATCTAGCGCGGTTTTGATGAACCTTTGTTTGTCGCTACCGCCGCCGAAATCATCCTTTTTGTCGTGGATCGCTTTATAAATCGCAAATTTCGCCTTTTTAAATTTCGACTCGTCGCTTAGCAGGCTCACATCGTCCTTTTCATCAATCACGATGAGCGCTGCGAATATACCGCTCGCCGTCTGTCCGAACACGCCTTTAGTCTTTAGGTGCCATGGCAAAAACTCCGTCCCCTCAAGCTTTTTCATCAGCTGCGGCGTGACCGTTCTATCGAACGCATAGCAGTGCGGACACTCGTAGTTAAAAATTTTAACGACGCTGTTTTTCGGCACGTTTAGCGGCTTTTGTAGCACTTGATAATTAACGCCCACCTCTAGCGCGTTTGCGCCTATGCAGAGCAGGCAAACGGCGGCTAAAGCTTTAAAAAATTTAGCGATTTTCATAAAATTCCTTTGCGGTAAATTTTAAAGATTGTATAAAATAAAGGGTAAATTTGAGATTAAGCGGACAAAGGCAAGGCGGCTCCCACAGAAAATATATAAAGTAGCAGGCTACGCCACCAACGCAGCTTGAGCAAGCGGGCTAATTTATCGCCACAAGCTCTATCTCTGATCCCGTTCAGGTTTAAATTTAATAGTAAGGATTGCATGCTCGCGGCTTAATTTTAAAGCATGCAATCCGCTTTAATTTAATAAATTTTACTTATCAAAAGCATGGATTATCCACTTTACGCGCTCAGGATCTGCATGGTCGAAAAACAGCGTCTTATCAGTATCAAGCGCAGCGATGGCAGCCATATCATCAGGCGCAAGCGCAAAATCAAAAATGTCGAAATTTTGCTTCATCCTCTCGATTTTAACGCTTTTTGGAATGACGATGATGCCGCGCTGAATTAACCAGCGCAAAATAACCTGAGCCGAGCTTTTACCATATTTTTCGCCGATACCGCTTAGCACGGCATTTTTAAATATATCGTTTTTGCCCTCGGCAAAGCTAGCCCACGATTCAAATGCTATGCCGTAGCCATCAAGTACGCGCTTTAACGCTTCACGCTGATAAAACGGATGGCACTCAAGCTGATTTACCGCAGGGATGACGCCGCTGTTTTCGCATAGATCGACGATCCGATCGGCGTAGAAGTTGCTAACGCCGATAGAGCGAATGCGCCCCTCATCGCGCAAACGTTTCATCGCTCGCCACGAGCCATAAATATCGCCATATGGCTGATGAATGAGATAAAGATCAAGATACTCAAGCCCTAGCTTTTTCATCGACGCATCGAAGGCTTTTAGCGCGCGCTCTTCACCTGTGTCGTTAATCCAAAGCTTAGTAGTGATAAACAGCTCCTCGCGCTTTAACCCGCCTGCAAGAGCCGTCTTAATTGCTGCACCCACGCTTTCTTCATTAAAATACGCCTGCGCGGTGTCGATGAGACGGTAACCCACGCTGATCGCATCCTCAACGCATCTTTGCGTCTCTTTCGGATCTACCTGAAATACGCCAAATCCTAAAATCGGCATCTTGTTGCCGTCGTTTAAGGTTAAATACTGCATTTTAGCTCCTTTGCTAGAAAAATTCATCTTATATAAAAATTTAAAATTTCGCGTTTAAGTCGTAAAATTATACTCGCACCAAAGCGACAGGTGGAATTTAAAAGCCAAATTCCAACCTGTCGCGAAATTTTAATAATCAAAGATATTCGGATCGATCACCAGCGCACGGTAGGCCACGTCGTCTCTAGACGCAGACTCCGCGTCCATTTCAAATTTGACGTCATTTGTCTTCGGATCGATCTCCACTAGCACCATTTTGATCGTTTTATCAGGCTTTAGTAGATAGACGTTCGAACTTGAGATGAAGTACGTACTTTTATCCTTTTGCCACTCCACGTTGCTAGTAACCGCGCTGTAGAAGTCAAATCCGCGCTCCTTGCCAAACTCCCACGTCTGCTCGACGGTGCCCTTTTTCTCGTCGATCTTGTACTCGACCGCGCGAGAGTATTTTTGCTCTTTTAGCGCAGGCTGCTCCATGCCGCGGCCGTCGCCGTTGTCAAATACGCTGATGTGCTTTACAGAGCCCTTGTTGTCGTAGCGCGGAGTCAGCCACGCGGTGTGCTGCGTCCACGACCAGTCAAAATCGCCCTCGCATCTTGAGTTTTCGCATTTGATCTTGTTGCCGTTTTTATCCACGGGCGCTAGCACTTTTTCTTTAAAGTCCGCACTCCAGCCCTCAGGCGATGCGAGGATCCATTTTACCTTTTTGTCGCGGCCGATCTTAACGATGCCTTGATGGCGAAGCGAGAGGATGATGCCGTCGTCGCTAGGATCGTACGAGATGGAGTTTACGTGCGCCCAGTTGCGTCCCGTGCCGGTTGAGGTCACGTCGCCGAAAGGCAGATCGTCGCTTATTTTGATCTCTTTGGCGTCCATGTCGATATTTAGGCATACGGCACGAGCGTCAAGAGCCTTGATGAGGTTGCTGCGGTAGACGTTTTTACCGAAAATTTCATTCAGATCCCACTCGTCCACGACCTTGCCGCTGCCATCCACTTCGATGATGTGATCTCTGATCGTGTGCGAAATTCTGCCATCGGCGTGGTGGTAGTTATATTTACCGACGCGAAGCAGCAAGTGATCGCCTTTTAGCGGCATCACCTCGTGGCTAAGATCGATGTAGCCGCGCGGCAGCTCGCGATTATACACCTCCTTGCCCATCATATCGTAGCGCATATATCGCTGCGCCATGCCCCAGCTCAGATCGCCGTTTGGCAGCTGGTGAAAGCCCATCATCATGCCGCCGTCCATCACTCTGCGTTCGCTGCGATCGTAAAATTTCTGATAGTCCAGATACCATCTGACCTCGCCCTGCGTATCGACGACGAAATTTTCGGTGAAGTCGTTCCAGCTAGCCGCACCGCCGTTTTTCCAATCAAGCGGCTTATAAACGCTCGTGATCGTGTTGTTGATGAGATAAAGCCTGTTTTTAAACGCAGGATCGACCTTTTTGACCTTCATCTTTTGCATGTGGCTAAATCTATAATCGCGGCTATACGTCACGATCGGCTGAGCGTAAATTTTATACTTTTCGACCTTCTTTTCGCCGTTAAAAACGTAGCTTACTTCGACCTCGTTTAGATAGTCCGGATACAGCCCCCAGATCGGCACGCCATCGTGCGTCAGTAGCGCATGCTCGGAGACGTTATAGGCGATGTCGATGCCGCCGTTCGGCTTACCGAGCACCCGCACGTGGATATCCTTGATGTCCTTGCCCGCCCTATCGATGACGGCGGTTAGAGGCGCCACGTCGTAGGGGTTGATAAACACCGAGCCAAGCTCGCCCTGGGTTTTTACCTGATGCGCCAAAACGCCCGCACTCGCAGTCTGCGGCACCGCTATAAGCGCGCCGCTTGCCAAGGCCGCAGCCAAAACGATAGAACCGAAAAAATTCTTACGCATATTCGCTCCTTTTGGGTAAATTTATCAAATTTTACTACTACCAAATCACATAATAATCATACTAGCTTTAAATCAAATTTAAAGTTAAATTCTAATATATCTATTTAAATTTTAGAACGCAAGCGAGACGGGTAACAGGCTAAAATTTGATATAATTAGCCCTGCTTTATCAAAT
This window harbors:
- a CDS encoding sensor histidine kinase, whose protein sequence is MRALREHNFKIYFIIIFASLFVVLLGVKNYEDAKAQIVALADKNKIAASENMVGNFSFWLDERLHSLVRAAKFMQNADAIRDDEKLGGFIRLFKENSAEFDALQFLREDGEIFVDGKELGDDEAMPKSLRTGLVWFEETKSTLAPTVNFMQRHKTLGEPTLNLCVPVMDSGSFAGVFCGVVKLQNILKNMEKFKLAPDSYAFIVTHGGEILTPMKDAALKKQIEDKFKELFLRGEDITSLNIGSNFISVAEIPTLNWFIGAGTDNEKELAALLNSVLKNALILLFAFAALALVANFLHNFMYSKIKNLQDDYEALLKHKARMSEAGELISGINHQFIQPVNSLNLMISSLLMLQKDGKLDAATLEHMLQKGQAATVLLSDTIEIFRNFYKSSDSPQKFSVQRCIKDLLKLMHTELSKANVAVSLREFKDEEATQRMGIVQQILLILIHNAKDAVVERYKEQIAKRQVFLDIKFENGTCKIAVTDYGSGVSKAARDKILTQPKTTKKQGSGIGLYFGKKLANEKLSGDIRLLSAGDPTTFELSFEINLKE
- a CDS encoding response regulator transcription factor, with amino-acid sequence MQEHLKLLKDLSVLIVEDDEIARELLIGGLKPYCLSVWGAADGLEGLERFKKLAPVVVITDIHMSAMNGFEMMKEMIRVKPAQKFIVFTSYDTDDNLIKSIEHGAASFLKKPVDIAALCRLLVALTYEKNEKFVCLGPQTSINLAKEKIYKNGEEIYLSFLQNKLFWLFAYNLNKLVSYEMIEEFVYEGEQTSKGAIQNVVLRLKRELGVKFKNISESGYIMLDEEQGKI
- a CDS encoding TonB-dependent receptor plug domain-containing protein gives rise to the protein MKNFNNISFAVAFIVINISFAQDIYLGRIEVIGEQNRTNPQSSEYGSSNTVSQEEIEKMPKKESTIAEAIKANPNVAFNKKADKSIDSGEISPKDFSINGASYYQNNFLVDNVNFNYDLDPAGKRPSRGLWWAPTLGSQALNLDTDLFKRIKVIDSGVSAKYGDFQGGVINTKTRDPKEGFHGILSTSYTSKKWSKIFIDPLVEQNYTDNTSMMWLNKSDFVKKRYRAGIEGYVSENFGLLFDYTRTSSVIKNITKPGVMDSSIATQPDDKRKAENYFLKRIINAGDNVVLRPSFLYALQKTEPLSNTIWVRIWICT
- a CDS encoding TonB-dependent receptor encodes the protein MDLHLGGYVASIEADVDLDNVFLEHSLSYSKYTTSRYFDDKDGLYEYRKSNIKNWGNYNFRGATYSYQGGLNDIRENQKNLSYKFDASLKEFEALGALHAVKSGFEFTSQRGSYEVLTPYVRYSNPSALPAGYVCASGDKTCINDDSFGGRGQFLKTKDYYGDVKNTLNLHKISLYIEDEMRFGKFKIRPGARIEKDSFNNDINIAPRLVSEYEFLDKNFLGFGLNRYYGRNFFAYKIFNDMQAHYKTYTRTAPNQEFTLDESDKNNRLSTDLKTPYDDELSLFYRGDIQNARLNLKYVKRKSKNEVVGMSRSKVGLPALSGLANEYYVYMNKGRSNTDITTFSIQNIEPLMLMGIENDLEFSVTYTHKKKNFSSYTDIDIDDPVYYEGSVIKKGDLPVIAFYTPVIARLGHNINFSSFNISNFITYTGKTNTLISGYDRALGMRKYSKFKLPSYVTWDMRVGFEQKIAKDLRFFTNLTINNILNKKHAIEAGTYDGKVYYDYDLGRNFWLEAGVRW
- a CDS encoding thiol:disulfide interchange protein DsbA/DsbL, whose amino-acid sequence is MKIAKFFKALAAVCLLCIGANALEVGVNYQVLQKPLNVPKNSVVKIFNYECPHCYAFDRTVTPQLMKKLEGTEFLPWHLKTKGVFGQTASGIFAALIVIDEKDDVSLLSDESKFKKAKFAIYKAIHDKKDDFGGGSDKQRFIKTALDAAGVSMSEYEAALASKKAQALLAQWDAGYEVAVISGVPAFVVSGKYLLNTASFGSVDEMVAAVKELLAK
- a CDS encoding aldo/keto reductase encodes the protein MQYLTLNDGNKMPILGFGVFQVDPKETQRCVEDAISVGYRLIDTAQAYFNEESVGAAIKTALAGGLKREELFITTKLWINDTGEERALKAFDASMKKLGLEYLDLYLIHQPYGDIYGSWRAMKRLRDEGRIRSIGVSNFYADRIVDLCENSGVIPAVNQLECHPFYQREALKRVLDGYGIAFESWASFAEGKNDIFKNAVLSGIGEKYGKSSAQVILRWLIQRGIIVIPKSVKIERMKQNFDIFDFALAPDDMAAIAALDTDKTLFFDHADPERVKWIIHAFDK
- a CDS encoding aryl-sulfate sulfotransferase; translated protein: MRKNFFGSIVLAAALASGALIAVPQTASAGVLAHQVKTQGELGSVFINPYDVAPLTAVIDRAGKDIKDIHVRVLGKPNGGIDIAYNVSEHALLTHDGVPIWGLYPDYLNEVEVSYVFNGEKKVEKYKIYAQPIVTYSRDYRFSHMQKMKVKKVDPAFKNRLYLINNTITSVYKPLDWKNGGAASWNDFTENFVVDTQGEVRWYLDYQKFYDRSERRVMDGGMMMGFHQLPNGDLSWGMAQRYMRYDMMGKEVYNRELPRGYIDLSHEVMPLKGDHLLLRVGKYNYHHADGRISHTIRDHIIEVDGSGKVVDEWDLNEIFGKNVYRSNLIKALDARAVCLNIDMDAKEIKISDDLPFGDVTSTGTGRNWAHVNSISYDPSDDGIILSLRHQGIVKIGRDKKVKWILASPEGWSADFKEKVLAPVDKNGNKIKCENSRCEGDFDWSWTQHTAWLTPRYDNKGSVKHISVFDNGDGRGMEQPALKEQKYSRAVEYKIDEKKGTVEQTWEFGKERGFDFYSAVTSNVEWQKDKSTYFISSSNVYLLKPDKTIKMVLVEIDPKTNDVKFEMDAESASRDDVAYRALVIDPNIFDY